AAATGAGAATTTTTTTTTCTTTAAGACCTAAAGAATTTTTGATTTCTTCCAAAACTTTTAAATCGACTCTCTCCGGATTAAACTTTTCTAAGTCAATTCCTGGATAAACTACTCTAATTTTTCTTTCTGGAATACCAAGTTTGACAACTTCTTTTTCAGTATAATGACTGTTGGTTAAAACACAATTTGCCATTTTTAAGTTAAATTTTAGAAAAAACTTGCTTATTTTTCCTTGTTGGTCAATCAGAAGATCAACACCTCGCCCATAAATTAAAAATGGAATCTTAAGAAATTTCTTAAAAAGAATACCAAGTAAGCAGTAATGAGCATAGTGGCCAAACAAAATAACCTCAATTTTTTCTTTTTTAACGATTCGCCAAATTTTAAAAAAAAGAAATAGCCAGCTCGGTTTTAAAAATTTAGAGCCAAAGAATTTAGCTCGATAAATTTTGAAATTCTGTTTTTGATCAAATTCTTGCCAACCATTTTCTTTGTCAGCCAATACAACAATTTTTTCGGGGGGTAATCTTTGACAAAGATTGGCTAAAGAATGTTCAATGCCGCCCATTTTTGGCGGAAAGAAAAAAGTAATCAGTAAAGTTTTAGGCATTTCACTTTAATAATTTGGTTTGGTCTATTTTACTGGAAAGTTTAGCGTATTCGGCATTAACCCGGTCGAGGGCTAAGCGGGCGTTATTAAGATGGGAAGTTAAAATTCTTAATTGTTCAGAAAATTTGCTGGCATCTTTTTGGATGGCGGCTAACATTTCTAAAATTCTTTTCGTTGCCTCTTCAATTCTTTTTCCTTCCAGACCGATCATTAGAACCTTTAAAAAATAATAAAAACTATTGGGTGAAACAACTAAAACCCTTTTCTCAATGGCGTAACGATTGAGATCAATATTTTTAATCACTTCATAATAGACGGCTTCAGCCGGAATATACATCACGGCAAAATCAACTGTTCCTTCCTGAGGTAAAATATATTGTTCAGAAATATCGTCAATATGTTTTTTAACATCACGGATAAAGCCGCGAAAGTATTCCTTCTTTTCTTTCTCATCCCTGCTTTGGATATATTTCTGAAAATTTTCCATAGG
This sequence is a window from Patescibacteria group bacterium. Protein-coding genes within it:
- a CDS encoding glycosyltransferase family 4 protein, producing MPKTLLITFFFPPKMGGIEHSLANLCQRLPPEKIVVLADKENGWQEFDQKQNFKIYRAKFFGSKFLKPSWLFLFFKIWRIVKKEKIEVILFGHYAHYCLLGILFKKFLKIPFLIYGRGVDLLIDQQGKISKFFLKFNLKMANCVLTNSHYTEKEVVKLGIPERKIRVVYPGIDLEKFNPERVDLKVLEEIKNSLGLKEKKILISVGRMAKIKGFDLVIKTLPEIKKSINNVVYLIIGQGPEEKKLKELVRRLNLENEVIFVGAVKRPEEAIPYYFLADLYLGPSRVLTYSGYQHQESFGTSYLEAQAMGKPVVATRSGGIPEVVADQKTGFLVPPEDVEALRQAIVKILTDSNLMTKLKSQTRKWVERFSWRYQINLFIKTLKQVRYGK
- a CDS encoding DNA recombination protein RmuC — translated: MTSLIYILIAFLTGLLIFIIYQLKELKRMQEAKENPLSQVAELIKTTQQELSATRQEMRGGLDRSNEMIQKQLSTTNERLTQAARVIGELQEIARQMSDLQAFLKSPKLRGNIGEQVLRDLLEQYFPYTQFKLQYKFKTGRVVDAILKTDKGIIPIDSKFPMENFQKYIQSRDEKEKKEYFRGFIRDVKKHIDDISEQYILPQEGTVDFAVMYIPAEAVYYEVIKNIDLNRYAIEKRVLVVSPNSFYYFLKVLMIGLEGKRIEEATKRILEMLAAIQKDASKFSEQLRILTSHLNNARLALDRVNAEYAKLSSKIDQTKLLK